A window from Solanum stenotomum isolate F172 chromosome 7, ASM1918654v1, whole genome shotgun sequence encodes these proteins:
- the LOC125869789 gene encoding uncharacterized protein LOC125869789 — protein sequence MSHFVTGVPDAIEKECQASMLHENIDIFRLMVHAQQVEESRLRKRNREVKRPRADEANASKGKFEGQCEPRFKKRFPNQSPLNAPRPNKGWVSTPRPQGGKGGGPYVEKTSCENCDKKLQGKCLVQGRENKQAQASGSNSDAPKKNHFYDLQSRCDQETSLDVVTGSAK from the exons ATGAGTCACTTTGTCACCGGTGTGCCCGATGCTATTGAAAAAGAGTGCCAAGCGTCAATGCTCCACGAAAACATCGATATCTTTAGGTTGATGGTACATGCTCAACAAGTGGAAGAGTCAAGGCTTAGAAAGAGGAACAGAGAGGTGAAGAGGCCAAGGGCTGATGAGGCAAATGCATCTAAGGGTAAGTTTGAAGGCCAATGTGAACCAAGGTTTAAGAAGAGGTTTCCCAACCAAAGTCCTTTGAATGCTCCAAGGCCCAACAAAGGTTGGGTGTCTACCCCTAGACCACAAGGGGGAAAaggtggtggtccttatgttgagaaAACTAGTTGTGAGAATTGTGATAAGAAGCTTCAAGGaaagtgccta GTTCAAGGGAGGGAGAATAAGCAAGCCCAAGCAAGTGGGTCTAACTCcgatgctcctaagaagaatcACTTCTATGATCTCCAATCCCGATGTGATCAAGAGACCTCTCTGGATgttgttaccg GTTCTGCGAAGTGA